A single Fluviispira vulneris DNA region contains:
- a CDS encoding flagellar basal body P-ring protein FlgI has product MRVLLNFSKIRIAFFLLISILFQVSITAQESELPVRLKDLVEVRGVRGNSLSGIGLIVGLQGTGDSKASLATNKATSTVFKRLGMTVEPTEVITKNIAIVVVTAVLPAFARVGDKLDVRISSMGDAQSLEGGTLLLTTLSAVDGQVYATAQGTISQGTSMAGAEGGTGQATRGSTTKTVSLTNTGTVEKEFLSTFISNNNIELSLKNADFTTATRIAKALNDTFGEFIADPINAGLISVKVPNKVTRNNPSFNPVTFMSILEQIKVTPDSIAFVVINERTGTIISGSNVVIEPVAISHGRLEIQVGKKNYKVGEMPAVTSVSDLVRALNNLGAGPKDIVSIIQTLEIAKAIKAQIKLM; this is encoded by the coding sequence TTGAGAGTTTTATTAAACTTCTCTAAAATAAGAATTGCTTTCTTTCTCTTAATATCAATATTATTTCAAGTTTCTATCACAGCGCAAGAAAGCGAATTACCTGTCAGATTAAAGGATCTTGTCGAAGTCCGAGGTGTTCGTGGAAATTCCCTATCAGGAATCGGACTTATTGTTGGGTTACAGGGAACTGGAGATAGTAAAGCCAGTCTTGCAACTAATAAAGCGACTTCCACCGTTTTTAAACGCTTAGGCATGACAGTTGAACCAACCGAAGTGATTACAAAAAATATTGCAATCGTCGTCGTCACAGCTGTCTTACCTGCTTTTGCCCGCGTAGGTGACAAACTCGATGTCCGTATTTCCAGCATGGGAGATGCGCAAAGCCTCGAAGGAGGCACTCTTTTACTGACAACTTTAAGTGCGGTAGATGGACAAGTTTATGCAACGGCTCAAGGAACAATCAGTCAGGGTACATCGATGGCGGGAGCGGAAGGTGGCACGGGACAAGCCACGCGCGGCTCGACCACAAAAACTGTTTCTTTAACAAACACAGGAACAGTTGAAAAAGAATTTTTATCGACCTTTATAAGTAATAATAATATTGAATTGAGTTTAAAAAATGCAGATTTTACTACTGCAACTCGTATAGCAAAAGCACTCAACGATACCTTTGGTGAATTTATAGCCGATCCCATCAATGCAGGACTTATATCTGTTAAAGTTCCAAATAAAGTAACTAGAAACAATCCAAGTTTTAATCCGGTCACATTTATGTCAATTTTAGAACAAATTAAAGTAACTCCTGACTCAATAGCTTTTGTTGTCATCAATGAACGGACTGGCACAATTATTTCTGGAAGCAATGTCGTCATAGAACCCGTTGCCATCAGTCATGGTCGCTTGGAAATACAAGTTGGCAAAAAAAATTATAAAGTGGGTGAAATGCCAGCTGTGACTTCAGTTTCTGACCTTGTTCGTGCACTCAATAATTTAGGAGCAGGTCCTAAAGATATTGTCTCAATTATACAGACATTAGAAATTGCAAAAGCCATAAAAGCTCAAATTAAACTCATGTAA
- a CDS encoding rod-binding protein has translation MRIGSQDILQKMKSNSDPSINQPTQTVKDLSKKEQNLRDAENVSKEFETLYIDMMIKSMRQTAKPEDESNAHDIFQGMLDGEYAKIMADAQSFGIRDLILNWMKENDPELNPNIKLPNDKDGIAATKKEFNKASELMNKIKNDSYMSKLAIDQYKMGMGK, from the coding sequence ATGCGGATTGGTTCTCAAGATATTTTACAAAAAATGAAAAGCAATTCAGATCCATCAATCAACCAACCTACTCAGACAGTAAAAGACCTATCGAAAAAAGAACAGAATTTAAGAGATGCAGAAAATGTTTCGAAAGAATTCGAAACTCTTTATATCGATATGATGATAAAAAGTATGCGACAAACTGCAAAACCTGAAGATGAAAGCAATGCTCACGATATTTTTCAAGGTATGCTTGATGGGGAATATGCAAAAATTATGGCCGATGCGCAAAGTTTCGGTATTCGTGACCTCATTTTAAATTGGATGAAAGAAAATGATCCTGAATTAAATCCAAATATTAAACTCCCAAATGATAAAGATGGGATTGCCGCAACTAAGAAAGAATTCAATAAGGCATCTGAGCTCATGAATAAAATAAAAAATGATTCTTATATGTCTAAGTTAGCAATCGATCAGTATAAGATGGGTATGGGAAAATAA
- a CDS encoding methyl-accepting chemotaxis protein: MALEKINKLLDRFSLKAKVIFTGIFGITIIAFIIITIALINNNIRNQEAIQNYINKSTYAIDKSISAQFYERYGDVQAFAVNTILQTNRTDDMAKVFNEYVRMYGIYDFILFVDANGNYVASNTKGSKDEKLNLAKLSKQNFAKTEWFKNSFEERYTVDKTNGFDGTFFEDAQTDSLVEEAYGRQEFTTSFSTVVKNSAGKKIGVITNRANFAWVGSEISTEFEQARKYSAIRLDILLLNKNGALLADFTRESFEKGKALDPNYSSEKAKMLIDSDAVKDALNNKSGSSYFYDKISKRDTYLAFDQIKNKKFIPSINWTLVISIPVDDIFGGNNRQTLYTVIIISSVWLISLIFALYLSLGLSKKFAEVARRLGITSESILKSSKELTKLFDKVAANAVKQSQSQEQSSASLTQILAMINRTVENVQSSKVTATNVSNEAQEGNQAMERMEKAVIKIEETNTSLEEIRKIINQINTKTSLINDIVSKTELLSLNASIEAARAGEYGKGFAVVAEEVGNLAKTSGNAANEIETLIASSASKVDSIIEETKLKVVEGIEASKLAVTIFKGISEKIEDIKQRVDSINEATNEQKIGVETTTEATNQLSLVTKENSDSADKALATAKTVEQDSNRIALSMNEIKYLVYGKRF, from the coding sequence ATGGCTTTAGAAAAAATAAATAAATTATTGGATAGATTTAGCTTAAAAGCTAAAGTTATCTTCACTGGTATATTTGGTATTACGATAATTGCTTTTATCATAATCACAATTGCTCTTATAAATAATAATATTAGAAATCAAGAAGCGATCCAAAACTATATAAATAAATCAACCTACGCAATTGATAAATCCATCTCAGCACAATTTTATGAGCGCTATGGTGACGTACAGGCATTTGCCGTCAATACGATTCTACAAACGAACAGAACAGATGACATGGCGAAAGTATTCAACGAATATGTAAGAATGTATGGAATATATGATTTCATTCTATTTGTAGATGCAAATGGCAACTACGTTGCCTCAAATACAAAAGGATCTAAAGATGAAAAACTAAATCTTGCAAAATTATCTAAACAAAACTTTGCTAAAACGGAATGGTTTAAAAATTCATTTGAAGAAAGATACACGGTTGATAAAACAAATGGATTCGATGGAACTTTTTTTGAAGATGCACAAACGGATAGTCTTGTTGAAGAAGCTTATGGAAGACAGGAGTTCACCACAAGTTTTAGCACCGTTGTTAAAAACTCAGCTGGAAAAAAAATTGGCGTCATAACCAATCGCGCAAATTTTGCTTGGGTTGGAAGTGAAATATCGACAGAATTTGAGCAAGCAAGAAAATACAGTGCCATCAGACTGGATATTTTACTTTTAAATAAAAATGGAGCTCTTCTTGCTGACTTCACCCGTGAGAGTTTCGAAAAAGGCAAAGCGCTTGATCCAAATTATTCTTCAGAAAAAGCAAAAATGCTCATTGACTCAGATGCTGTAAAAGATGCCTTAAACAACAAAAGCGGATCTTCATACTTTTACGACAAAATATCAAAAAGAGATACCTATCTTGCTTTTGATCAAATCAAGAATAAAAAATTTATTCCAAGTATTAATTGGACACTCGTTATTAGTATTCCAGTCGATGATATATTTGGTGGAAATAATAGACAGACTCTTTATACAGTCATTATTATTTCATCGGTTTGGCTTATCTCTTTGATTTTTGCTCTCTATCTTTCTCTTGGTCTCTCGAAGAAATTTGCTGAGGTTGCTCGTAGGCTTGGGATCACTTCAGAGTCAATTTTAAAATCATCAAAAGAGCTAACGAAACTTTTCGATAAAGTTGCTGCTAATGCTGTTAAACAATCACAATCGCAGGAACAATCATCAGCATCCTTGACTCAAATTTTAGCCATGATCAATCGCACTGTTGAAAATGTTCAAAGTTCAAAAGTCACTGCTACCAATGTTTCAAATGAAGCTCAAGAAGGCAACCAAGCTATGGAGCGTATGGAAAAAGCTGTCATTAAAATAGAAGAAACCAATACCTCCCTAGAAGAAATCAGAAAGATTATCAATCAAATAAATACAAAAACATCACTTATAAACGATATCGTATCAAAAACAGAGCTCCTCTCACTCAATGCTTCTATTGAAGCAGCGCGAGCAGGCGAATACGGTAAGGGGTTTGCTGTGGTAGCAGAAGAAGTCGGGAATCTTGCCAAAACAAGCGGAAATGCTGCAAACGAAATAGAAACGCTCATTGCCTCCAGTGCATCGAAAGTTGATAGCATTATAGAAGAAACAAAACTTAAAGTTGTAGAAGGAATTGAAGCAAGTAAACTTGCTGTCACTATATTTAAAGGCATATCTGAAAAAATAGAAGATATTAAACAGAGAGTTGATTCAATTAATGAAGCAACGAATGAACAAAAAATTGGAGTAGAAACCACCACCGAAGCAACCAATCAACTGAGCTTGGTTACAAAAGAAAATAGTGATTCAGCAGATAAAGCTCTTGCTACAGCTAAAACCGTTGAACAGGATAGCAATCGCATTGCTCTCAGTATGAATGAAATAAAATATTTAGTTTATGGTAAAAGATTTTAA
- a CDS encoding methyl-accepting chemotaxis protein — protein MFDRYGIKVKILLNCLLSVMIFFVFLVWLSNFYWNVLLETRKERIKNIVDIGYTLSKGYVELEKKGLLTHEEAQKRLMDNIKSIRYSESEYIFIADTRNYLVVNPSRPDLFMKDMSDFKDPTGFKIYIKITEIAKTKGEGFLSYMWPKIGSNTPIEKIAYVKLIPEWNWIVGTGLYLDDVLNSLKKFIEILLVSFIFCVAALLSLGLYFANSVVKPLMKVSSILMKNSEALTHKSKFLSESSQKVQSFSKDQEASIQSTASAISEITSMIAKTTEFSMDSARSANEISKKVEQGENSIKSMQDSMQKIKESSFKLKNIEKIFNEIEIKTKDIKRIVAKTELLSLNASIEAARAGETGKGFSVVALEVGNLAQMSGKASNEIQHLLNRSRKDVDGILQETIENVSVGEQRTSTVSDSFPDIVNGILGINTQMGQISDAIKEQEIGVRQISTAMSQLNDLALKNSSESEKSLRATEDIAKVSEVLKDNVEKSNLVIQGAKKKD, from the coding sequence ATGTTTGACCGGTATGGTATTAAAGTTAAAATTTTATTAAACTGTCTCCTATCAGTTATGATATTTTTTGTTTTTTTAGTTTGGCTTAGCAATTTTTATTGGAATGTGTTGCTTGAAACAAGAAAAGAGAGAATAAAAAATATAGTTGATATTGGTTATACTTTATCTAAAGGATATGTTGAATTAGAAAAAAAAGGCCTCTTGACACACGAAGAAGCACAAAAAAGATTGATGGATAATATAAAATCTATTCGGTACTCTGAATCAGAATATATTTTTATTGCTGATACAAGAAATTATTTGGTTGTAAACCCTTCAAGACCTGATTTGTTTATGAAAGATATGAGTGATTTTAAAGACCCTACAGGATTTAAAATTTATATTAAAATTACAGAAATTGCTAAAACAAAAGGAGAAGGTTTTTTAAGTTATATGTGGCCTAAAATTGGCTCAAATACGCCAATTGAAAAAATTGCGTATGTAAAATTAATTCCTGAGTGGAATTGGATTGTTGGAACGGGATTGTATTTAGATGATGTATTAAATTCTCTTAAAAAATTTATTGAAATACTGCTGGTTTCATTTATTTTTTGTGTCGCTGCACTCCTCTCGCTTGGGCTTTATTTTGCAAACTCAGTTGTAAAACCGTTGATGAAAGTTAGTAGTATTTTGATGAAAAATTCTGAAGCTCTAACACATAAAAGCAAATTTTTGAGTGAGTCAAGTCAAAAAGTCCAATCTTTTTCTAAAGATCAGGAAGCTTCTATTCAATCTACAGCTTCTGCAATTTCTGAAATAACAAGTATGATTGCAAAAACTACCGAGTTTTCTATGGATTCAGCGAGATCTGCGAATGAAATCTCAAAAAAAGTTGAACAGGGTGAAAATTCTATCAAAAGTATGCAAGACTCAATGCAGAAAATCAAAGAATCGAGTTTTAAATTAAAAAATATTGAGAAAATATTTAATGAAATTGAAATCAAAACTAAGGATATAAAGAGAATTGTTGCTAAAACCGAACTGCTTTCTTTAAATGCATCAATAGAAGCTGCCCGTGCTGGAGAAACGGGGAAAGGCTTTTCAGTGGTGGCACTTGAAGTCGGAAATCTTGCCCAAATGAGCGGTAAAGCTTCCAATGAAATTCAGCATCTCTTGAATAGAAGCCGGAAGGATGTCGATGGAATTCTGCAAGAAACTATTGAGAATGTCAGTGTTGGAGAGCAAAGAACATCTACCGTTTCTGACTCTTTCCCTGATATCGTGAATGGAATTTTGGGTATAAATACGCAAATGGGACAAATTTCAGATGCCATCAAAGAACAAGAGATTGGTGTAAGACAGATTTCTACAGCAATGAGCCAATTAAACGATTTAGCCTTAAAAAACAGCAGTGAGTCAGAAAAATCATTAAGAGCAACCGAAGATATTGCAAAAGTAAGTGAAGTTTTAAAAGATAATGTTGAAAAGTCAAATCTTGTCATTCAAGGAGCAAAAAAGAAGGACTGA
- a CDS encoding WD40/YVTN/BNR-like repeat-containing protein produces the protein MKVKSYCVVVLFFCFLLNSCKQDNFQTESTVDSHLNVGLSIQTQSKEIPKNNIILEGFYGEGCNEHLIGKEWKLFGSDQIHEKTLALSTNDVNCKIYLRRLKLIINNIITKYNVMNNGKKRYLLSDKFSKKFLEFTKVSNSQGDFDDKIFAKVMLNKGDSLISPTVYLQLRRVNEFDYSIQGKNIEIDYSREFTIKELAHEAIYRVYPYGNGIFAVGYKNVDIPNSQIKTQGGLFYTSDFLKNNFKKIESIRSEDVRNMAFDNGYIYAANYGGNGGLYYTTYDDILNFKIVRDPMIINKKIIRVAASGRNIYVLTNDNSLFFTTEGVNGTFKKVHLMPGMQINSLLISENKVIIASEKNIFYTNDLTSGIFYKNKFELEDEYISEIAVNKNIVILGGKDGIYISKDGVGGKFYPQQELRDNEIYNLFIQENYIYASVLCKTCGYNLKNNLKSEKNKNIDHTDGIYLADLHENPIIFRKVVPIPFPMSFTLFKDKALISSPSGLSYFEDSK, from the coding sequence ATGAAAGTTAAATCTTATTGCGTAGTCGTTTTATTTTTTTGCTTCTTATTAAATTCATGTAAACAAGATAATTTTCAAACTGAATCAACTGTTGATTCGCATTTAAACGTTGGATTGTCTATACAGACACAAAGCAAAGAAATCCCAAAAAATAATATTATACTAGAAGGATTTTATGGCGAAGGGTGTAATGAACACTTAATTGGTAAAGAATGGAAACTTTTTGGTAGCGACCAAATTCATGAGAAAACTCTCGCATTGTCTACTAATGATGTTAATTGTAAAATTTATTTGAGGAGATTAAAATTAATTATAAATAATATTATTACTAAATATAATGTAATGAACAATGGAAAAAAAAGGTACCTCTTATCAGATAAATTTTCAAAAAAATTCCTTGAATTCACAAAGGTAAGTAATTCTCAGGGTGATTTTGATGATAAAATATTTGCAAAAGTTATGCTTAATAAAGGAGATTCATTAATATCTCCTACGGTTTATCTTCAATTAAGAAGAGTAAATGAGTTTGATTACAGTATTCAAGGGAAAAATATTGAAATTGATTATTCGAGAGAATTTACAATAAAAGAATTAGCGCACGAAGCAATTTATAGAGTATATCCATATGGGAATGGAATTTTTGCAGTAGGTTATAAAAACGTAGATATACCAAATAGTCAAATCAAAACACAAGGTGGATTATTTTACACCAGTGATTTTCTAAAAAATAATTTCAAAAAGATTGAATCTATTCGAAGTGAAGATGTACGTAATATGGCATTTGATAATGGATATATTTATGCAGCAAACTATGGCGGTAATGGAGGTTTATATTATACCACATATGATGACATTCTGAATTTTAAAATTGTGCGGGATCCAATGATAATAAATAAAAAAATAATTAGGGTTGCTGCTTCAGGAAGAAATATTTATGTTTTAACTAATGATAATTCACTTTTTTTTACAACAGAAGGTGTAAATGGGACCTTTAAAAAGGTACATCTAATGCCTGGTATGCAAATAAATTCTTTACTTATTTCTGAAAATAAAGTTATTATAGCTTCTGAGAAAAATATTTTTTATACAAATGATTTGACAAGTGGAATATTTTATAAAAATAAATTTGAATTAGAAGATGAATATATTAGTGAAATCGCAGTAAATAAAAATATAGTTATTTTGGGCGGAAAAGATGGTATCTATATTTCAAAAGATGGAGTTGGAGGTAAATTTTATCCTCAGCAAGAATTGCGTGATAATGAAATTTACAATTTATTTATACAGGAAAATTATATTTATGCATCTGTACTTTGCAAAACATGTGGATATAATCTTAAAAATAATTTGAAAAGTGAAAAAAATAAAAATATAGACCATACCGATGGAATATATTTAGCAGATTTACATGAAAATCCGATCATCTTTAGAAAAGTGGTTCCTATTCCCTTTCCTATGAGTTTCACGCTCTTTAAAGATAAGGCATTGATTTCATCTCCTTCCGGACTTTCTTATTTTGAGGATTCAAAATAG
- a CDS encoding adenylate/guanylate cyclase domain-containing protein: MKKNIRSLFSKKRLLHFFFLPTSFKTGLFICTICLFLLLRHYSLPKNALDLVGQLERELYDIRFKIRGPIKLTGIVGTLTADDKSIEKFGRWPFPRDIYEKALQNLKKAGVKWIGFDVFFSEPQRRFLDESILDLKQIYTGKHLNSKEFDNTLYNLMNNSPGDFSLGRGIEDFKSITQGFYFIDHKSQLLNSQYDWLASFHRLKNSAIDFVDFPAGKNINQYKDLMSYGAVTNTDIIAGKSRYVGFANNQSESDGLIRKAALVKAIEPTDSKGNSHGNAILVPSLGLSLAANYLGSGIVVHFDEIGIESIELYPSDSKKPQIKIPLFYDGQGKLLINHYGEFEQLPQLSLHDAYENKIPKDVPPILVYGGTATGTNDKRPSPFDENFDGVGHHVTVIENILTQNFMKRPLSAPFLEIALLIVTGILFSFILKHMSAIKSAIFVGTFLISFYLIDKYFLFGKGNWFYVGMFYLQSFSIYFGITIFKYFTEEREKKKVRSAFQYYLNPAVINQLMEQPDKLKLGGEKKNLTVFFSDVRGFTTISESLTPEKLTALLNEYFTPMTKIILDSNGLLDKYIGDAVMAVWGAPIPIEDHPDRAVMSSLKMLDELENLQKKWASEGLPFLDIGIGLNTGDMVVGNMGSDQRFDYTVLGDAVNLGARLEGINKNYGTRIICSEFTKNSLKNPEKFLLRELDIIQVKGKNEPVRIFEVMRFQAAEREQIKELIQAYESALSLYRAQKWNDAITQFKNALKIKAEDPPSLEFIERCNYLKKEGVDKNWNGVWVFKTK, from the coding sequence ATGAAAAAAAATATACGAAGCCTATTTTCGAAAAAGAGATTACTTCATTTTTTCTTTTTGCCAACATCATTTAAAACTGGCTTATTCATCTGTACTATATGCTTGTTTCTTTTACTAAGGCATTATTCATTACCCAAAAATGCATTAGATCTTGTTGGTCAATTAGAACGAGAACTCTACGACATTCGTTTTAAAATAAGAGGTCCGATCAAGTTAACAGGAATTGTGGGAACATTGACAGCTGATGACAAAAGTATTGAAAAATTTGGACGGTGGCCATTCCCCAGAGATATTTATGAAAAAGCATTGCAAAATTTAAAAAAAGCAGGAGTAAAATGGATTGGTTTTGATGTCTTTTTTAGTGAGCCGCAAAGAAGATTTCTAGACGAAAGTATCCTTGATTTAAAACAAATTTATACAGGAAAACACTTAAATTCAAAAGAGTTTGATAATACTTTATACAATTTGATGAACAATAGTCCTGGAGATTTTTCGCTTGGGAGGGGAATAGAAGATTTTAAATCTATCACACAAGGATTTTATTTTATTGACCACAAGTCTCAACTCTTAAATTCTCAATACGATTGGCTTGCAAGTTTTCATCGCTTAAAAAATTCTGCAATCGACTTCGTTGATTTTCCTGCTGGTAAAAATATAAATCAGTATAAAGATTTAATGAGTTATGGTGCAGTCACAAACACTGATATTATTGCTGGAAAGTCACGCTATGTTGGCTTCGCAAACAATCAATCTGAATCCGATGGTCTCATCCGTAAAGCGGCTTTGGTCAAAGCTATTGAACCCACTGATAGTAAAGGAAATTCACATGGAAATGCCATCTTGGTGCCAAGTTTAGGACTGTCTCTTGCTGCTAATTACTTAGGCAGTGGCATTGTCGTCCACTTCGATGAAATAGGAATTGAAAGCATAGAGCTTTATCCGAGTGACAGTAAAAAACCACAAATAAAAATACCACTATTTTATGATGGGCAAGGTAAACTTCTTATCAATCACTATGGTGAATTTGAGCAATTGCCCCAGCTGTCATTACATGATGCTTATGAAAATAAAATCCCAAAAGATGTCCCACCTATCCTTGTCTATGGAGGAACGGCTACTGGTACAAACGACAAACGCCCCTCACCATTTGACGAAAATTTTGATGGAGTAGGCCATCATGTGACTGTTATTGAAAATATATTAACACAGAATTTTATGAAAAGACCGTTATCAGCGCCTTTTTTAGAAATAGCACTCTTAATAGTAACTGGTATCCTTTTTTCCTTTATATTAAAACATATGAGTGCAATAAAATCAGCTATTTTTGTTGGAACATTTCTTATTTCTTTCTATTTAATTGATAAATATTTTCTATTTGGCAAAGGTAATTGGTTTTATGTAGGTATGTTTTATTTGCAAAGCTTTTCAATTTATTTTGGCATTACTATTTTTAAATATTTTACAGAAGAGCGGGAAAAGAAAAAAGTCAGAAGTGCATTTCAATATTACTTAAACCCAGCTGTAATAAACCAATTAATGGAACAACCAGATAAACTGAAACTTGGTGGAGAAAAAAAGAACTTAACAGTTTTTTTCTCCGACGTTAGAGGGTTCACTACCATTAGCGAATCCCTTACCCCTGAAAAACTGACTGCTCTTTTAAATGAATATTTCACTCCTATGACAAAAATAATTCTTGATTCAAATGGACTTCTTGACAAATATATTGGCGATGCTGTTATGGCCGTTTGGGGTGCTCCTATTCCAATCGAAGATCATCCAGATCGGGCCGTTATGTCGAGTCTGAAAATGCTTGATGAACTCGAGAATCTACAAAAAAAATGGGCTAGCGAAGGATTGCCCTTTCTCGATATAGGCATTGGTCTTAATACAGGTGATATGGTAGTTGGAAACATGGGTAGCGATCAACGGTTTGACTACACAGTGCTTGGTGACGCTGTCAATTTAGGGGCACGCCTTGAAGGGATTAATAAAAACTATGGAACACGAATTATTTGTTCGGAGTTTACAAAAAATAGTCTCAAAAATCCTGAAAAATTTCTTTTGCGAGAGCTTGATATTATTCAAGTTAAAGGAAAAAATGAACCCGTCCGTATATTTGAAGTTATGCGTTTTCAAGCAGCGGAAAGAGAACAAATCAAAGAACTCATTCAAGCATATGAGAGCGCCTTGAGTTTATATCGGGCCCAAAAGTGGAATGATGCTATCACTCAATTTAAAAATGCCTTAAAAATAAAGGCTGAAGACCCACCCAGTTTGGAATTTATCGAACGCTGCAACTATCTTAAAAAAGAAGGTGTCGATAAAAATTGGAATGGAGTATGGGTATTTAAAACAAAATAA